From Heteronotia binoei isolate CCM8104 ecotype False Entrance Well chromosome 12, APGP_CSIRO_Hbin_v1, whole genome shotgun sequence, the proteins below share one genomic window:
- the LOC132580766 gene encoding N-acetylglucosamine-6-sulfatase-like translates to MPVLPMGSFLSGGTLLCLLTACLLAVGAVVEAGGGRRERHNILLILTDDQDLVLGGMTPMKKTQMLIGQSGASFANAFAVTPLCCPSRSSILTGCYPHNHLVRNNSLDGNCSSQAWQKFQEPFTFPVYLQKQGYQTFYAGKYLNQYGDPKAGGVQHIPVGWDYWLGLVGNSKYYNYTLSANGREEKHGDHYEEDYLTDLLTNRSLEFLQKTSRCPFLMVLATPASHSPWTAAPHYKSAYSTIKAPRTGSFNVHGKDKHWLVRQAKTPMSNTSIEFLDNAYRKRWQTLLSVDDMVAAVVGQLESLGLMSSTYVFYTSDHGYHVGQFSLPIDKRQLYEFDIRIPLLVRGPGIKPNQTRLEPILNIDLGPTFLDIAGINISQTHMDGQSFLPLLVNKTHNSSWRSDFLVEYTGEGSDGRDPHCPSLGAGVSHCFPDCVCEDAFNNTYACVRTLSPVSLQYCEFADTQAFVEVYNLTSDPHQLLNIAKTVDPSLLEQMNQRLIKFQACSGASCRS, encoded by the exons ATGCCAGTCCTTCCCATGGGGAGCTTCTTAAGCGGTGGCACTCTCTTATGTCTCTTAACTGCTTGCCTGCTGGCCGTGGGGGCAGTGGTAGAGGCAGGaggtggaaggagggagaggcacAACATACTGCTAATCCTGACAGATGACCAAGACCTAGTGCTCGGGGGCATG ACTCCCATGAAGAAGACCCAAATGTTGATTGGTCAGTCAGGAGCCTCCTTCGCCAATGCT TTTGCAGTCACTCCACTGTGCTGTCCCAGCCGCAGCAGCATCTTGACTGGCTgctatcctcacaaccacctggTGAGAAACAATTCCTTGGATGGCAACTGTAGCAGTCAAGCCTGGCAGAAGTTTCAGGAGCCATTTACCTTCCCAGTGTATCTGCAAAAGCAAGGCTACCAAACTTTCTACGCTGGCAAATATCTCAATCAG TACGGCGATCCCAAAGCAGGAGGTGTTCAGCATATCCCTGTGGGCTGGGACTACTGGCTAGGCCTG GTGGGGAATTCCAAGTATTATAACTACACCCTTTCAGCCAATGGCCGTGAGGAGAAACATGGAGACCACTATGAAGAAGATTACCTCACTGACCTCCTT ACAAACAGGAGCCTGGAATTCCTGCAAAAAACCTCTCGCTGTCCCTTTCTCATGGTGCTAGCCACACCTGCCTCACACTCTCCCTGGACTGCAGCCCCCCACTACAAGTCAGCCTACAGTACCATCAAAGCACCACGTACTGGAAGCTTCAATGTCCATGGCAAG GACAAGCATTGGCTGGTGAGGCAAGCAAAGACTCCTATGTCAAACACATCCATTGAGTTCCTGGACAATGCCTACAGGAAGCG GTGGCAGACTCTGCTGTCTGTGGATGAcatggtggcagcagtggtgggtCAGTTGGAGTCTCTGGGCTTGATGAGCAGCACATACGTGTTCTATACCTCCGACCATGGTTACCATGTTG GTCAGTTTTCCCTGCCCATCGACAAGCGGCAGCTTTATGAGTTTGACATCCGGATACCATTGCTTGTGCGAGGCCCAGGCATCAAACCAAATCAGACCCGTCTG GAGCCCATCCTCAATATTGACCTCGGTCCAACCTTCCTGGATATTGCAGGAATCAATATCTCTCAGACTCACATGGATGGACAGTCCTTCCTGCCCCTGCTG GTGAACAAGACACACAACAGTAGCTGGCGATCTGATTTCCTGGTGGAGTACACTGGAGAGGGCAGTGATGGCAGAGACCCCCATTGTCCTAGTTTAGGAGCAGGGGTATCG CATTGCTTTCCGGACTGTGTGTGTGAGGATGCCTTCAATAACACCTATGCCTGTGTGCGCACATTGAGCCCCGTCAGTTTGCAGTATTGTGAGTTTGCAGATACTCAG